Proteins from a single region of Acidobacteriota bacterium:
- a CDS encoding trypsin-like peptidase domain-containing protein: protein MEPREVHHRVGANEELEKRVFRAGFSDIAQWRARLAQAELAVCRIEAPAWQALGTGFLVGPDLVMTNRHVIDAFSARRRPPILARFDFKLSGDGERLREGEAFGLAPEWLVASSPVDELDFAILRLAQPAGLRPTTSSASDVARGWITPRWRPLEPDETVFVIQHPQGETLKLAAGRYEAREPTRLRYRVDTEPGSSGAPCFTAQMELIALHRGAADGHANQGVPIDAVQAALPADFFPAPSAPLPSADAATGTWPAVLDAERSGTEARSDAAQGSGSAARSGSESRRYRGRLAVGAAGAAVVVALVAVPLWWSRDDTTEPATVPPKTSPAGPETTRALPPVVRKTVVDHDAELLPPTQDCVSRDGVERARYRLTTKGTWPAQGGTRAHDVQVEAIGDITFESATMSMSGGVSAVAVSIPHRDIARKFTFAERVVPPVVIVTCVRATPPHQPVPALQVNTWREVAQ, encoded by the coding sequence GTGGAACCACGCGAAGTGCATCATCGGGTCGGCGCGAATGAGGAGCTCGAGAAGCGCGTGTTTCGCGCGGGCTTCTCCGACATCGCGCAATGGCGCGCGCGGCTCGCGCAGGCCGAGCTCGCCGTGTGTCGCATCGAGGCCCCCGCGTGGCAGGCCCTGGGCACGGGTTTCCTCGTGGGGCCCGATCTCGTGATGACGAATCGCCACGTGATCGACGCGTTCTCCGCGCGACGTAGGCCGCCCATCCTCGCACGCTTCGACTTCAAGCTGTCTGGTGACGGCGAGCGGCTTCGCGAAGGCGAGGCCTTCGGGCTCGCGCCGGAGTGGCTGGTGGCGAGCAGTCCCGTCGACGAGCTCGATTTCGCGATCCTCCGGCTTGCGCAGCCGGCCGGTCTTCGCCCGACGACAAGCAGTGCGTCTGATGTCGCGCGCGGGTGGATCACGCCGCGCTGGCGACCGCTCGAACCAGACGAGACGGTCTTCGTCATCCAGCATCCGCAGGGCGAGACGCTCAAGCTCGCGGCAGGGAGGTACGAGGCGCGCGAGCCGACGCGATTGCGCTATCGCGTCGATACGGAGCCGGGATCCTCCGGCGCGCCGTGCTTCACCGCGCAAATGGAGCTCATCGCGCTGCATCGCGGCGCCGCCGACGGACACGCCAATCAGGGCGTGCCGATTGACGCCGTGCAGGCGGCGCTGCCGGCGGACTTCTTCCCCGCACCGTCGGCACCGCTCCCGTCCGCAGACGCAGCCACCGGTACATGGCCGGCCGTTCTGGACGCCGAGCGATCGGGGACTGAGGCGCGGTCGGACGCGGCGCAAGGGTCGGGCTCCGCGGCGAGGTCGGGCTCGGAGAGCCGACGCTACCGTGGGCGTCTTGCCGTCGGCGCTGCGGGTGCCGCTGTGGTCGTTGCCCTGGTTGCGGTTCCGCTGTGGTGGTCGCGTGATGACACGACGGAGCCCGCGACAGTGCCGCCGAAGACCAGTCCCGCCGGTCCCGAGACGACGCGGGCGCTACCTCCCGTCGTTCGCAAGACGGTCGTGGATCACGATGCGGAGCTCCTGCCTCCCACTCAGGACTGTGTGTCGCGTGACGGTGTCGAGCGTGCGCGCTATCGCCTGACGACGAAAGGCACGTGGCCGGCGCAGGGAGGAACGCGCGCGCACGACGTACAGGTGGAAGCCATCGGCGACATCACGTTCGAGTCCGCAACCATGTCGATGAGTGGCGGCGTCAGCGCCGTTGCCGTGTCGATACCACACCGCGACATCGCGCGGAAGTTCACCTTCGCCGAGCGCGTCGTGCCGCCAGTCGTCATCGTCACCTGCGTACGCGCCACGCCGCCGCACCAGCCGGTGCCGGCGTTGCAGGTGAACACGTGGAGAGAGGTCGCGCAATGA